The following proteins are co-located in the Camelina sativa cultivar DH55 chromosome 12, Cs, whole genome shotgun sequence genome:
- the LOC104732697 gene encoding RNA polymerase I termination factor-like, with translation MAEDNKKKKKSDDVRVDPGGTVEEVVSEHSSTKKEKKNKKKNREIKDDSAGEDGERESEKLGEDALVKKIKSKKQVIDSEAEDGVEKKKKKKKKKKKKKKKKKKKSKKESGSDVLGNSESSKVCVKRKREDCDLGAEEYTDKEVKRKSKKKKPSVDSETSLNSTNDAKRSFMEANTSVDPEDDNKDSTKLAKKDRKKKEKQQIVDSEVEDNKLINSTNDARKKSKEKDAKKIQNVDSEAEENDLNSAKDAKKKRKKKKKQSDVSEAEENNNDGKDAKKKRKKKQSEVSEAEENNNDAKKKRKKKKQERGQGDKDVTTPSSKSTKRVTFSDQVEFFPAEDEESEEDEAEVKLVRGKRFTKEEDELVKKAVLEYVDNHALGDDGVKMVMECKSHKQLKGCWKEIASALPWRAYDSVYHRAHTIFEEGSKGVWTQEDLELVIEFQKKHGNDWRTLADALGKDRKHVKDAWRRIRLASKKKGHWTREEYQNLFDLVNKDIRMKAFQEKHSKHGMLKDNIPWMAISDVLGTRDHVTCCTKWYDQLTSPMVAKGTWANVDDYRLLEELLKLDAACIDDVDWDYLLENRDGEACRKRWNQMVLHIGIPKSKTFLEQVEILSERYRPDIAEDREDFDNRPYDPED, from the exons ATGGCTGAggataataaaaagaagaagaagagtgatgacGTTAGGGTTGATCCTGGAGGAACCGTTGAAGAAGTAGTTTCCGAGCACAGTTCtacgaagaaggagaagaagaacaagaagaaaaatcgaGAGATTAAGGATGATTCTGCTGGAGAAGATGGGGAGCGTGAAAGTGAGAAATTGGGTGAAGACGCTCTTGTTAAGAAGATCAAATCGAAAAAGCAAGTGATTGATTCTGAAGCTGAGGATggtgtggagaagaagaagaagaagaagaagaagaagaagaagaagaagaagaagaagaagaagaagagtaagaaagaATCTGGGAGTGATGTGTTAGGAAACAGTGAAAGCTCCAAAGTTTGTGTTAAGAGAAAGCGGGAGgattgtgatttgggagctgaAGAATACACAGACAAGGAGGTgaagaggaagagcaagaagaagaaaccaagtgTTGATTCAGAGACGAGCTTGAACTCTACAAATGATGCCAAGAGAAGTTTCATGGAGGCAAACACAAGTGTGGATCCAGAGGATGATAACAAGGACTCTACGAAACTTGCAAAGAAGgataggaagaagaaggagaaacaacAAATTGTGGATTCTGAAGTTGAAGATAACAAGTTGATCAACTCTACTAATGATGCAAGAAAGAAAAGCAAGGAGAAAGACGCAAAGAAGATACAAAATGTGGATTCAGAGGCCGAGGAAAACGACTTGAACTCTGCGAAAgatgcaaagaagaaaaggaagaagaagaagaagcaaagtgACGTTTCAGAGGCtgaagaaaacaacaatgatggcaaagatgcaaagaagaaaaggaagaagaagcaaagtgAAGTTTCAGAGGCtgaagaaaacaacaatgatgcaaagaagaaaaggaagaagaagaagcaagagcgTGGTCAGGGTGATAAAGATGTGACCACACCATCAAGTAAAAGCACAAAAAGGGTGACATTTTCTGACCAAGTGGAGTTTTTCCCTGCTGAGGACGAAGAATCGGAGGAAGATGAAGCAGAGGTTAAGCTGGTGAGAGGTAAGCgatttacaaaagaagaagatgagttagTAAAGAAGGCTGTATTAGAATACGTTGATAACCATGCTTTAGGAGATGATGGGGTAAAGATGGTTATGGAATGCAAGTCACACAAACAACTTAAAGGCTGTTGGAAAGAAATTGCATCTGCTTTACCTTGGAGGGCATATGATAGTGTTTATCATCGTGCACATACTATATTTGAAGAAGGATCCAAGGGTGTATGGACGCAGGAGGATTTGGAACTCGTTATAGAGTTTCAAAAGAAACATGGGAATGATTGGAGAACACTTGCAGATGCGTTGGGTAAAGACAGGAAGCATGTGAAAGATGCTTGGAGGAGAATAAGATTGGCATCCAAGAAGAAAGGTCATTGGACGAGGGAGGAGTATCAAAATCTCTTTGATCTTGTGAACAAAGACATCAGGATGAAAGCGTTCCAAGAAAAGCACTCAAAACATGGTATGCTCAAAGACAACATCCCTTGGATGGCTATAAGCGACGTACTTGGAACACGAGACCACGTGACTTGCTGCACTAAATGGTATGATCAGTTGACATCACCAATGGTAGCAAAGGGAACATGGGCTAACGTAGATGACTATAGACTCCTGGAAGAGCTTTTGAAATTGGATGCTGCTTGTATCGACGATGTGGATTGGGATTATCTTTTGGAGAATCGAG ATGGGGAAGCTTGTAGAAAACGGTGGAACCAGATGGTCCTTCATATTGGTATACCGAAATCGAAAACATTTTTAGAACAAGTTGAGATTTTGTCTGAAAGGTATCGTCCTGACATAGCTGAGGACAGAGAGGATTTTGACAACAGACCATATGATCCTGAAGATTAA